The Candidatus Zixiibacteriota bacterium genome includes a window with the following:
- the nuoK gene encoding NADH-quinone oxidoreductase subunit NuoK, which yields MFHYLVLAAILFSIGMFGVITRRNVIGILMSLELMFNAANINFVTFNRYVATDGFVGQLFAIFVVVVAAAEAVVGLAIVLLIYRNWRGVGTENLSIMKW from the coding sequence ATGTTTCATTACCTGGTTCTGGCCGCTATCCTGTTTTCCATCGGTATGTTCGGAGTTATCACCCGACGCAATGTGATCGGAATTCTGATGTCTCTGGAGCTGATGTTTAACGCGGCCAACATTAATTTCGTGACCTTTAACAGATACGTTGCCACGGATGGTTTCGTCGGGCAACTGTTTGCGATATTCGTGGTTGTCGTCGCGGCCGCTGAAGCGGTCGTGGGGCTGGCGATCGTGTTGCTGATCTACCGCAACTGGCGCGGTGTCGGCACTGAGAATCTCAGCATCATGAAGTGGTAG
- the nuoL gene encoding NADH-quinone oxidoreductase subunit L has protein sequence MTEHAYLIALLPLLSFVMIVFFLRWKEKVSAGFSIAMILTSWVMSIWVLIENIANHGQPYEWFYRFIDFPHFIPEIGILVDPLGAVMLVVVSTVGASVEIYSVGYMHGDPRFSRFFAYLSLFLFSMLGLVLANNFFMIFIFWELVGLTSYLLIGFWFEKVSAANACKKAFLTTRVGDLGFLIGLMLIAAYAGTFNYNGVFEIASSGVIPAGILTLMAVGVFCGAVGKSAQFPLHVWLPDAMEGPTPVSALIHAATMVAAGVYLVARAMPLFVTSATASLIVATIGLITSFMAACIALTQNDIKRVLAYSTCSQLGYMIMALGLYGYDTALGHHSPGFYAGTFHLMTHAFFKALLFLGAGSVIHAVHTNDINDMGGLLKKMGKTGWTFIIAALSISGIFPLSGFWSKDEIVAASSHHTIFFIGTLLIAFMTAFYMFRLVFMTFFGEPRDQERFDHAHESPNNMTYPLVFLGFLAIFAGWVGMPWLKHGFAAYVYSGHEPYHVHADYLLMIVSTVVALSGIAVAYMIYFRRAISADKLAERFGLLYKLSFNKFYIDEIYDVILLNPILVFARYMWTFDARVIDGLVNGAAWFSILVSNIKMWIDKWIIDGAVNGAGWLVRSGARVGRLLQTGRVQFYVLFITASVVVLGMFKYEMAFIEYNVPLLALLFILALVVVAYLSRVFVGRRNTDEGIKVEE, from the coding sequence ATGACCGAACATGCATATTTAATCGCTTTACTTCCGCTGCTGTCGTTTGTCATGATCGTCTTCTTCCTTCGTTGGAAGGAGAAGGTCTCGGCCGGTTTCTCGATAGCCATGATCCTGACCTCATGGGTTATGTCGATCTGGGTGTTAATCGAGAATATCGCGAACCACGGTCAACCGTACGAGTGGTTCTACCGGTTCATCGACTTCCCGCATTTCATTCCGGAGATCGGCATTCTGGTCGATCCGCTCGGGGCGGTGATGTTGGTGGTGGTATCTACGGTCGGCGCTTCTGTTGAGATTTACTCGGTCGGCTACATGCACGGCGATCCGCGCTTCTCGCGCTTTTTCGCCTACCTGTCGCTGTTCCTGTTCTCGATGCTCGGCCTGGTGCTGGCGAATAACTTTTTCATGATCTTCATCTTCTGGGAGCTGGTCGGTCTGACTTCGTACTTACTGATCGGTTTCTGGTTTGAAAAGGTTTCCGCAGCCAATGCCTGTAAGAAGGCCTTCCTGACGACACGTGTCGGCGATTTAGGTTTCCTGATCGGCTTGATGCTGATCGCGGCTTATGCCGGGACTTTCAACTACAACGGCGTTTTCGAAATTGCTTCGTCCGGAGTCATTCCGGCCGGCATCCTGACGTTGATGGCGGTTGGCGTGTTCTGCGGTGCCGTCGGTAAGTCGGCCCAGTTCCCGCTGCATGTCTGGCTGCCGGATGCGATGGAAGGTCCGACGCCGGTGTCGGCGTTGATTCACGCCGCAACGATGGTGGCCGCCGGTGTTTACCTGGTAGCACGCGCCATGCCGTTGTTCGTGACCTCGGCTACCGCCTCGCTGATCGTAGCCACGATCGGTTTGATCACCTCGTTCATGGCTGCCTGTATCGCTCTGACGCAAAACGACATCAAGAGAGTGCTGGCCTATTCGACCTGCTCTCAGCTCGGATATATGATTATGGCCCTGGGATTGTACGGTTATGACACCGCCCTCGGTCATCATTCACCCGGTTTCTACGCCGGAACGTTCCACCTGATGACCCACGCTTTCTTCAAAGCTCTGTTGTTCCTTGGTGCGGGTTCGGTCATTCATGCCGTCCATACCAACGACATCAACGATATGGGCGGATTGCTCAAGAAGATGGGCAAGACCGGCTGGACGTTCATTATCGCGGCGCTGTCCATTTCCGGTATTTTCCCGTTGTCCGGATTCTGGTCCAAAGATGAAATCGTGGCGGCTTCGTCGCATCATACGATTTTCTTCATCGGCACCCTGTTGATTGCGTTCATGACCGCTTTCTACATGTTCCGACTGGTGTTCATGACCTTCTTCGGCGAACCGCGCGATCAGGAGAGATTCGATCATGCGCATGAATCGCCGAACAACATGACCTACCCGCTGGTGTTCCTGGGCTTCCTGGCGATTTTCGCAGGCTGGGTGGGAATGCCCTGGCTCAAGCACGGCTTCGCCGCTTATGTCTATAGCGGCCATGAGCCGTACCATGTGCATGCGGATTACCTGTTGATGATCGTTTCTACGGTCGTTGCGCTCAGCGGAATTGCCGTGGCGTATATGATCTACTTCCGCAGGGCAATCAGCGCCGACAAGCTGGCAGAGCGTTTCGGACTGCTGTATAAGCTGTCGTTCAATAAGTTTTATATCGATGAGATATACGATGTGATTCTGTTGAACCCGATCCTGGTGTTTGCCCGGTACATGTGGACTTTCGATGCTCGTGTCATCGACGGTCTCGTCAACGGTGCGGCCTGGTTCAGCATTCTCGTATCGAATATAAAGATGTGGATCGACAAGTGGATCATCGACGGTGCGGTCAACGGCGCCGGCTGGCTGGTTCGTTCCGGAGCCCGCGTCGGAAGACTGTTGCAAACTGGTCGTGTACAGTTCTATGTACTGTTCATAACCGCCTCGGTGGTCGTGCTCGGGATGTTCAAGTATGAGATGGCTTTTATCGAATACAACGTGCCGCTTCTGGCCCTGTTGTTCATCCTGGCCCTTGTTGTAGTGGCTTATTTGAGCCGAGTCTTTGTCGGACGTCGTAACACCGACGAAGGCATTAAAGTAGAAGAGTAG
- a CDS encoding NADH-quinone oxidoreductase subunit M — protein MDFPILSSLIFLPVIGMVAVMLLPKQNEWAIKWTATGISFIPMVLSFWITWDYFWGHSGSAAMCYVEGPFSWIPSLNIQYYLGVDGISVPMLFLTGLLSTISLIASFGIKNRVKEYFAFFLLLEAGMMGVFVALDFFLFYVFWEIMLVPMYFLIGVWGGPRKEYAAIKFFLYTLFGSIFMLVSILILYFTSEPHTLNIMALVEQGSSLPHTLQMVCFIFFFIAFAIKVPAWPFHTWLPDAHVEAPTAVSVILAGVLLKMGTYAMMRISWPMFPDALHTLSFWIAVIGAIGIIYGALVSMAQKDLKKLVAYSSVSHMGYCMLALAAYGSVTAISGCMFQMVSHGLITGALFLLVGVIYDRAHTREIAAFGGLGAKLPVYTGLMVMFSMAALGLPGMSGFVSEFMIFVGAFSQLNRVLVGISVLGVVLGAAYMLRMVQHVFLGEFNMERWGGLTEINIREIITVAPLAVLTLYVGIFPKALADLMSATLENLVTLMSR, from the coding sequence ATGGATTTTCCAATTCTAAGTTCGCTGATATTCCTCCCGGTTATCGGGATGGTGGCCGTCATGTTGTTGCCCAAACAAAATGAATGGGCTATAAAATGGACAGCTACCGGGATCAGCTTCATACCTATGGTACTTTCCTTCTGGATTACCTGGGACTATTTCTGGGGTCACTCCGGATCGGCGGCGATGTGTTATGTCGAAGGTCCGTTTAGCTGGATCCCGTCGCTCAATATCCAGTATTATCTGGGTGTTGACGGTATCTCGGTACCGATGCTGTTCCTTACCGGATTGCTGTCGACGATTTCGTTGATCGCTTCGTTCGGAATCAAGAACCGTGTGAAGGAATACTTCGCTTTCTTCCTGCTTCTCGAAGCGGGAATGATGGGCGTGTTCGTAGCTCTTGACTTTTTCCTCTTCTACGTGTTCTGGGAGATCATGCTGGTCCCGATGTACTTCCTGATCGGCGTCTGGGGCGGCCCGCGCAAGGAATACGCGGCTATCAAGTTCTTCCTCTACACATTATTTGGCTCGATCTTCATGCTGGTGTCGATTCTGATCCTGTATTTCACTTCGGAACCGCACACCCTGAACATAATGGCTCTGGTGGAGCAGGGCTCATCGTTGCCGCATACGCTGCAGATGGTCTGCTTCATCTTCTTCTTCATCGCTTTCGCGATCAAAGTCCCGGCCTGGCCGTTCCATACATGGTTGCCCGACGCTCACGTCGAGGCGCCTACGGCGGTATCGGTGATTCTGGCCGGTGTTCTCCTTAAGATGGGAACTTATGCCATGATGCGTATCAGTTGGCCGATGTTCCCCGATGCCCTGCATACACTCAGTTTCTGGATTGCAGTAATCGGAGCGATCGGCATCATCTACGGCGCTTTGGTCTCGATGGCACAGAAAGACCTGAAAAAGCTGGTGGCGTATTCCTCGGTCAGTCACATGGGATATTGCATGCTGGCTCTGGCGGCTTACGGCTCGGTGACGGCGATCTCGGGCTGTATGTTCCAGATGGTTTCGCACGGTTTGATTACCGGCGCACTGTTCCTTTTGGTGGGCGTCATTTATGATCGCGCCCACACTCGTGAGATCGCGGCATTCGGCGGTCTCGGCGCCAAGCTGCCGGTTTATACCGGTCTGATGGTGATGTTCTCGATGGCAGCGCTCGGTCTTCCGGGCATGTCCGGATTCGTATCGGAGTTCATGATCTTTGTCGGCGCATTCAGCCAGCTCAACCGGGTACTGGTCGGTATCTCCGTTCTGGGTGTGGTGCTGGGAGCGGCGTACATGCTGCGTATGGTCCAGCACGTGTTCCTTGGTGAGTTCAATATGGAACGCTGGGGCGGCCTGACCGAGATCAACATCCGTGAGATCATCACGGTCGCACCGCTGGCGGTTCTGACGCTCTACGTCGGTATTTTCCCGAAGGCGCTGGCTGATCTGATGTCGGCCACGCTGGAGAACTTGGTAACTTTGATGTCCAGGTAA